One part of the Mytilus trossulus isolate FHL-02 chromosome 11, PNRI_Mtr1.1.1.hap1, whole genome shotgun sequence genome encodes these proteins:
- the LOC134690363 gene encoding DNA ligase 1-like, with amino-acid sequence MEIPPKEEENEQQTHSEYCDALLSETIIAITHDEYKNTALKKKLGESEVQKTFEQKGAENSLDDAVGPKNPVQSSERDRIASVKKTRENNARKEKMINKNYKAVDEIMKRYTKDLKIQREKELKLKKQMAKSERKEKRKLEKEMKKKEKIMMKNLKVFDIEKKDKQDHAKVGENEKENKNTVGLRIYNFFRNLSCLTGQRKDV; translated from the exons ATGGAGATCCCGccaaaagaagaagagaacGAACAGCAGACGCATTCTGAGTATTGTGATGCACTTCTAAGTGAAACAATAATCGCAATAACCCATGACGAATATAAAAATACAgctttaaaaaagaaacttg gaGAATCAGAAGTTCAAAAGACATTTGAGCAAAAAGGGGCAGAAAATTCACTTGATGATGCTGTCGGACCTAAG aatCCTGTCCAGAGTTCTGAACGGGATAGGATAGCCAGTGTAAAGAAAACGAGGGAAAACAATGCTAGAAAAGAAaagatgataaataaaaattacaaagcAGTAGACGAAATAATGAAAAGATATACTAAGGATTTAAAAATACAGCGAGAAAAGGAACTAAAGTTGAAAAAACAGATGGCAAAGAGTGAGAGGAAAGAGAAAAGGAAATTAGAAAAAG agatgaagaaaaaagaaaagatcatgatgaaaaacttgaaagtttttgatattgaaaagaaGGATAAACAAGACCATGCCAAAGTTGGTGAaaacgaaaaagaaaataagaacaCAGTTGGTTTAAggatttataatttctttagAAATCTGTCCTGTTTAACAGGACAGAGAAAAGATGTTTAG